CGAGATGTTTGCCCCTTTGCACAATGCGGCCCTTATCCAACACAATAATTTCATCCGCATGTTTCAAAGAAGAAATCCGGTGGGCAATAATGAAGGTTGTACGCCCTTTCATAACTTCCCCGAATCCAGCTTGAATTTCATGTTCGGTTTCCATGTCGACTGCACTGGTTGCGTCATCCAGAACAAGAATTTTCGGATCTTTGAGCAGGGCTCTGGCGATCGCTATCCGCTGTTTCTGACCCCCTGACAAGCCCAAACCACGCTCGCCGACAACGGTATCATAGCCTTCCGGAAGTTCCATAATGAAATCATGAGCTTTGGATAATTTGGCCGCTCGGACGATCTCTTCCATGGACACTTCTTTGCGTCCATAGGCGATATTGTTACGAATTGTCGAAGAAAATAAGAATGTTTCTTGAAATACTGTTGCGATTTGATTGCGGTAGGATTCTAGCTGCAACGAACGAATATCCTTACCATCTAGTTGAACCTGACCCTCTTTGACGTTATACGCTCTCATGAGCAAGGAAATCACTGTCGTTTTGCCTGACCCCGTACTCCCCAGCAGACCGATTACCGATCCTGGAGGCGCGTCTACGGTAAAATCATATAGCGCAGGCTGTTTCTCCGGATAAGCGAAAGTCACATGATCGAAGCGCACATGTCCTTGAACGTCTTCCGTTTGCAAAGCCAGGGCATCTTGTTGATCTTTTACATGCATGTACTGATGCAGAATTTCCAGAATTTTCTCACCGGAAGCTTTCGTTTGGGTAAAGTTATTGATATGAAAACCCAATCCCCACATCGGTCCAATAATGTACCAGATTAAGCTGAAGCAGGCTACCAATTCGCCTAGCGTAATCGTGTCCTGAATGACCATATATCCGCCTGCGCCAAGCAAGGTGACGACACTCAGATTCGCCAAGACTTCCATAATCGGAAAATATTTGGCCCATATCCCGGAAGTTTCGATGTTCATCGTTTTGTAATCTTCATTTCGCGCTGAGAATTTCGTTACCTCATGCGACTCGCGGGCAAATGACTTGACGGTCCGCACACCTGTGATATTTTCTTGTACCGCTGTCGTCATTGTACTCAGCGATTGTCGGACCATCCGGAAAGCCGGGTGAATTTTACCTTCGAAGCGAATAGCTGTAAATGCCAGAAAAGGCATTGTAATCATCGTTAGAAGCGCTAGTTTCCAGTTGATCGAGAACATCATGCCCATCCCGAAAACAAGCATTAAGACAACGTTCAAAAGCTGAGCAAAACCAAACCCGATAAACTGTCGAATGCCTTCTAAATCCGCTGTCATCCGCGACATCAAATCGCCGGTTCTAGCCTGATCATAATACTGAAAAGATAAGTACTGAAGTTTGTTGTAGAGCGCATTCCGTAAGTGATAGGCAACACGATTGCCTAATCTTCCCCCGCATAATCCATGAAGAAATTGAAAAATTCCTTTCATTGAAACAACCAGCACGACCACTAAGGCTAACTTGGGAACGAGCTCGAATTGTTTCTTCGCAATTACGTTGTCGATTAAATACCTGAGTAAATTCGGATACACGAGACCAAGCGCAGTTGCCGTTGCTAAACATAAAATTGCTCCGAAAAATAACTTTCTTTCTGGCCAGAAATACGGCTTCAGTTGCCTGAACACATCCACGTCGGGTGTCCCCTCCTCAGAAGGATAATTTGGAAAAGCTAGGTAAGCGTTTTAATACTTAATGAATCTTAACACCATCACTAGGAGCGAGCAATCAGAGGAAAACAGGATATATACGCTTAATAGACCATAACTTCACAAAATCTTGCAGGAATCCCCCCTATTCTTTAAAATCATCCCGATAACCGCCAATGTAAACCCTTACATGACGATACAAAAAAAAGGGTTGGCCAAGTTCCTAAGAACAGAGCCAACCTTTAGATTTTTCAAGATACAAAGCCTTTTAATTGATGCTGTTTGGATATAAGTTCGTCTAAATCGATCTTCATTTCAAGCGCATCACGCATTCCCTCTGCATGCTCTTGCCACTGTCCAAGCATTCGCGTCTTCTGCTCAAGCAGCCAGTTGTCCAATTGATTGGCATAAGCCTCTTCAAGTTCCAACGTTCGGAGTTCCATAAAGTGTGCGACAGGCGCTTGAACACGATTTTCCAAATCTGCACGCAATTTGCTTTTGCCATCGCCCTCGAAAAATTGCTTAGGATTTTTGAAATGACTTTGCAGCAGCTTGAGTGTAACCTCCGGGACTTCCAGCTTCGCTGATATTTCAGGTGTAACGAATGCTGTTGATTCATACACGCCGCTTTCGTAACCATCCATGACTTGGCGAAGCTGCTCTTCCCAGCGTTTGACTCGATTGCCGCTGATCGCATTCATGCGATTCTCAACCCGAAGCGTCGTTGCCAACACTTCTTGCGACAAATCGTACCCAATCATGCGCAGCAATTCATTCCACGCGGACTGAAGGGCTTGCTTGGGATCTCTGGCTTCATCACGGAATGTGGACGGATTAAAAGCATAATTGTAAAGCTCGCCAAAGCGATATGTTGTCCGCTGCTTCACATAGTATAAAAGCTCCTGGATTTCTTTTTTCAGTTCTTTGATGTCGGCATCAAACCAAGTTGCGGCCACGAGATCAGCCCCGGTTTGCTCATCCTTCTGCAGCTGAGTCAACTGCATTTTCCGTTGTTCCTCGCCGGATTGGGCGCGTTCCAACCATTGCTGCATGGTAGCGATAGCTCGATTCAACTCCAGATTGGCGGAATGAATCGCCACTTCGCTAAGTTCATTGAATGTGAACTTGACAAATTCTTGTTCAAAAGGTTGAATCCCTGATTGGACAACCAGTTCTTCATTCCCTTTTATTTTCCCTTCGGCCGCCAAGTAACTGGAAATAGGGTAGATCCGCGGATTTCGAATGCCATGCTGGACTAAATTCGTTTCCACGTGCTTAATTACGCCATCGAGCTCCTCCGTGCTTGCCGCCAGATCGGCCGCATTCACAATGAAAAACATTTTATCCATTTCAAAGCTGTCTTTCACACGTCCAAGCTGTAAAAGGAATTCACGGTCCGCTTGTGAAAACGCGTGATTGTAATAGGTCACGAACAATATGGCATCGGCGTTCTTAATATAATTAAAAGCTACCC
Above is a genomic segment from Paenibacillus sp. HWE-109 containing:
- a CDS encoding ABC transporter ATP-binding protein — its product is MDVFRQLKPYFWPERKLFFGAILCLATATALGLVYPNLLRYLIDNVIAKKQFELVPKLALVVVLVVSMKGIFQFLHGLCGGRLGNRVAYHLRNALYNKLQYLSFQYYDQARTGDLMSRMTADLEGIRQFIGFGFAQLLNVVLMLVFGMGMMFSINWKLALLTMITMPFLAFTAIRFEGKIHPAFRMVRQSLSTMTTAVQENITGVRTVKSFARESHEVTKFSARNEDYKTMNIETSGIWAKYFPIMEVLANLSVVTLLGAGGYMVIQDTITLGELVACFSLIWYIIGPMWGLGFHINNFTQTKASGEKILEILHQYMHVKDQQDALALQTEDVQGHVRFDHVTFAYPEKQPALYDFTVDAPPGSVIGLLGSTGSGKTTVISLLMRAYNVKEGQVQLDGKDIRSLQLESYRNQIATVFQETFLFSSTIRNNIAYGRKEVSMEEIVRAAKLSKAHDFIMELPEGYDTVVGERGLGLSGGQKQRIAIARALLKDPKILVLDDATSAVDMETEHEIQAGFGEVMKGRTTFIIAHRISSLKHADEIIVLDKGRIVQRGKHLDLLQQEGLYRQTYQIQYADQPPKAIGDEQAAAAKEIDTETEAHNQVIAQERRLAH